The DNA window ggggttggtatgttgattttggtaATGGAGGGAAGTGTGCGGGTGGTTAATATTTTGGCTTTGAGGAGGTAGGccagtttggtggtttgcattggGGAAAGGGAGTGGTGCTTGGTGGTTGGTATCTTGAGGAGGGGATGGTGTTTGGTAAGAGGCTGAGGCGtaatgggggttttgggtggtaaggtcaatgatagagggatTGCGAGCAGGACTTGAAGGTGGGTTCTGAGCTTGTTCCACGTTAGGAGGGGGAATTTGAACTGGAGGCCTTCTGTCTGGTTGAGTGTTGACAGCAAAAATTGGAGGAGGCAAATCATGTCTTCTCTGCATCTCGACTCTCATgtcagcaatttgttgcatcaactgcaggatcagttcattctgatcTGCAAGGGCTggctgagccaccacgacatcagtaaggccaggttcttcgttgttatcactCATGGCTGTTTTTCCTCTTTGGGAACTTTGGCTGGGAAAGGAATCTGTAGACCCTTTTGATCTGGTAAAATAAGGATGATCGGCCAgtgtatcaacacagatcagttctaactacctgtagagaaaaacaactcaaaggcaaatctgtTAGTATTAGTTCCGGatgaataatgcaagatatcacatagaaagcagGTAAACACATAGAAGTTGCTTCGTTTGAGGGCACGTTAACCCACGAGTAATGGGGACTGAttttttgaacaagcaggaatttgctcgttttattttggggctagtgactcagaaaggctaaattgcgttgagctaaggtcttcttgctgcatcttcTATCATCTGTTgatctgaactcaatgtttccttgtagaataaaagggaaaagaaaatttgaaaaagataggggccgggccttgaaaggctgcctacgtatctcctaaggagaattcaggcccaacgtagttcgaatactaaggaaattttcattttcattcattcatttctggtgattacagggaaagtgaaaaacagatGATAAAACTCCTAAAAGATAGATGGTGCCTTCATCGAAACCTCTTATTCTGATTGCCGTATTAGCCACGGGGGGTAAACTCATATGCTTCGGGGGTGGTTTCCTCATTCTCTTCTTTCCACCGTCCCTTGACAGGAGGtctatagacaatttcctccTCAAGTTCCTCTTCAACAGATTCAGGTCCAGTGCCTTTAGGACCACTGTTGGTGGCCTCTTGGTTGAAGAAAGGGTATTTTCCATGTAGTTTTTGAAGCCTCACGGTTATCTCTTTGAGGGCATCTCGCTTCTTTCGCACAACAACTGTCTCTCCATCTATAACAGcacattttgtcatctttgctgccaattccacgtctagtgccgcatttgctGTTCGTGCGATTGCAgtggcaaactccacttctattttttttctctggtttcttggatctctcgTCTGAGCCGCTGCAATTTCGTCATCAGATCCTCTTCGgttagctctatgtcgatacccttgcctttttccatcttagcagcaatttcacctttcctgagatgatagagtaatattttaggatttggtaTTGGGATTTATTTCTGGCTGAGAAACTCGagactcatggaattttggtcgtacattttggtagtgacttgtatttggaCATTGTAGGacttttttggaaattttttgaaaGGGAGTGGGTTAATGgtgtcctcattcaaagcaacaataTCATATAAACAGTTAAAGCACACAAGCATATATCGCGCATCCTAAACAAGTAGgggacccttttgtgccaagggtaggcctagcgtatttgaaagatgtatgtgcAGAATTGAACCATTTTGTTACCCCAAAGCAAATTTTGCATATAAAATGATGTTCAAGAAGCGAAAATAAGCAAGGAAAGTAGGGAATAAACGAAAATCACAAAGGAAAGGCCCGCACAGGGGTCGtttgaaaagagtaccaaaataCGAGAAAGGCAAGCCCACGCAGGGGCAAATAACAATAAGTACATATAGAAAAACCCACGCAGGGGCGAAATCTGCTAAGATGTTCCCGATGGCCCCGCCTCTGATCTGCTCCTCTTGTTCTGTGCCATGAGATATTGAAGCCTATATTGAATCATTAGCAAGTATCCTTCGCTCCGGCGGCCTTTCTCTTCCCAGTCTTCGAGACATATTCCGCTTTTCTTATCTCTAATCCACAAGTTAAGCTCTCCCAAATCGCTTTTCAAGCTTTCTAATTCTTGAGTCACGCTATCGAGGGCGTACTTATCCTCTTGTTGCTTTCGGAGAAATTCCTCATGCATTTCCTGGGCTTCTCTTCTTACCTCTCTTAGTTCTATCAAAGCTTTGGACTCTTTGTCCTCTACACTGCGGTAAATGTTCGGAACCGAGAAGGAGATACCCTGTATATTACGCTTCAACCAAGCTTTATAAGTTTCATCGTACCCCGCATTAAATCGATCTATGGCAATAATGTCCTTGTTCATTCGCACTGCTCTTTTCCATTCTCTCAGCATCTCTGAAGCCTCAGGCACTCTATCATCCCCGATGTCGAACACATAGATACGGTAGTATGCTTCTGGAGGTGTAGTCTGTCTTCTTCCGAACTGTCTCAAGACCCGAATGGGTGCATATGGGCGAATACCTCGAATACCTGGCAGAGGAAGCACAAGTTGTCTGTCGCCCCGTACTATGACATCTTTCGAGATAAAACGGTCGAACATCCATTGTATGTTCTCTTctctcaactcagagaaaattTGAGCCCATCTTTCTCTagttcttcttttttccaagTCTGCCCAGAACAACATGTCATTCAAAATCTTAAGAGCGTTGTGCTCATCGAGGGtatggagttcttgagttccgtGTCTTTTCACCAAGTGACTCATTAtccaccattgaagaagaaggttgCAACCCTGAAAGTAACGATGCCCCTCCTTGCATTTCCCTAAAGCACGGTACATGTCGGAAAGGATGACAGGTGCAATAGGATAATACTTTATTTGCCCTTGGTTCAGATGCCCGTGGAAGAGAGTGTGTGCAAGCATTATTACCCGGGTGTTGATACTGAGGCTCGGGCCGTGTGGGAAAACCATGGTGCCCAATAGTGCGACGGTGAATGCCAAAGGTCTGATCCCGTCCCATTCTCTGTAAGTGACCCTGAACTCTTGGTTGTAATTCGCATAGAAGCTTGCGTTCCCGAATCTAACATAAAGATCCATAAAAGCAATGCTAGAACCTTCGGCCCAAAAAGCGTAATCTTTTCTTAATCCAAACCAATTCACGATATCCTCGAGAGTAGGCTTGTTAGGGATTAAGATGTTTTCCTGCTTTCTCACTCTTCTTTCAAGCCCTGCACCGACTGTGTCTATTTCGTCCCGAATTTCCTCAATTGTCGGGGTGATTTCCATGGTTCCAAATCGGAACACCATTTTCTCGTTGTCCCAATAGCCTGTGAGGACTTCAATAAGTTCGGGCCATCCAACCATGTTGATGAGTTCTGTTAAGGCCCCTACATATTTGTTGAGGTCTCTTTTGTGAAACGTATTGAGGTTGTTATACCACATCTTGAGCAAAACTGGAGCTTCCACTACCATGTCAAATTTAGGAAATCGATCCATACCTATAAAATAGAACACGGTTAAGATTCCCCTCCCCCACATAGGCAACAATCAGGTTTccacacatacatctttcaaatgtcaaataatatgatatgtcGTTAGGTCGTGGACCTTGGACATGATTTTTGGCGGTTTTGCTAATGGACTTAATACGCCTTGGGTATTAAGCCGTCTTAGGCTAATgcttagatttggatttggtttcgctctactctAGGTTGACTAGAATTGGTTTAGAAATGACGGTTACCCGAGTCAGACAAACAACGGGGTGAAGTATAATAAACGACGTTGGATGACCACAAGccaactattcgtttatcactTCCAAAGGATTTAACTTGTGTTTTTTCTGAAGGACAGCCGTGGTAAGCCACATAACCGCCTTTTTTCCTAATGCAGTCTATTTGCCGTTTGGCGGAATCGGGTGCCATGAATGCCACAAGTAATATANNNNNNNNNNNNNNNNNNNNNNNNNNNNNNNNNNNNNNNNNNNNNNNNNNNNNNNNNNNNNNNNNNNNNNNNNNNNNNNNNNNNNNNNNNNNNNNNNNNNNNNNNNNNNNNNNNNNNNNNNNNNNNNNNNNNNNNNNNNNNNNNNNNNNNNNNNNNNNNNNNNNNNNNNNNNNNNNNNNNNNNNNNNNNNNNNNNNNNNNNNNNNNNNNNNNNNNNNNNNNNNNNNNNNNNNNNNNNNNNNNNNNNNNNNNNNNNNNNNNNNNNNNNNNNNNNNNNNNNNNNNNNNNNNNNNNNNNNNNNNNNNNNNNNNNNNNNNNNNNNNNNNNNNNNNNNNNNNNNNNNNNNNNNNNNNNNNNNNNNNNNNNNNNNNNNNNNNNNNNNNNNNNNNNNNNNNNNNNNNNNNNNNNNNNNNNNNNNNNNNNNNNNNNNNNNNNNNNNNNNNNNNNNNNNNNNNNNNNNNNNNNNNNNNNNNNNNNNNNNNNNNNNNNNNNNNNNNNNNNNNNNNNNNNNNNNNNNNNNNNNNNNNNNNNNNNNNNNNNNNNNNNNNNNNNNNNNNNNNNNNNNNNNNNNNNNNNNNNNNNNNNNNNNNNNNNNNNNNNNNNNNNNNNNNNNNNNNNNNNNNNNNNNNNNNNNNNNNNNNNNNNNNNNNNNNNNNNNNNNNNNNNNNNNNNNNNNNNNNNNNNNNNNNNNNNNNNNNNNNNNNNNNNNNNNNNNNNNNNNNNNNNNNNNNNNNNNNNNNNNNNNNNNNNNNNNNNNNNNNNNNNNNNNNNNNNNNNNNNNNNNNNNNNNNNNNNNNNNNNNNNNNNNNNNNNNNNNNNNNNNNNNNNNNNNNNNNNNNNNNNNNNNNNNNNNNNNNNNNNNNNNNNNNNNNNNNNNNNNNNNNNNNNNNNNgtgggcctttggcccaattttTCACTTTCTCGATCTATCGCGTCTTCTTTCAACTTCGGAACCTGTTCGTCAATTTTAATAGCTGGTTGGTTGACTCGATGAAGGAACCTGAGTCTTTACGACTCTGGAATGTGGGAGTGAAGTCCCGAATGGGCTCGGATAAAATTACCTTATTCCGAGCAGCGAACAAAGAACCGAACGAGCAGAGCAGTGAAATTCCTCCACCAACAGCAACTTAAAACCTTTTATATACTTGTATTCTCTTATCCCTTGCTATACTGTATTTCTATCTCTCTTTTAATGAACAATCACCAAATTTTCTCAACTAGAGAGACGCCTAAATTTTCTTATGCAGAATTTTGTTCACTCCCAAAACAAAAAGCCAAAAAATCCTCtcctttttttgagaaagaagagAGTTTATATAGAGGGATGCTAGGGTTCGGATTTGGGAGGGAAATCGATGAAAAACGGACTCAAGGGCCCAATTCCAAAATTTCAAACTCGAAATCCCTTTCACCATTTTGGGGGAGACATgcttttctaaaattttctcccCATTCCGAAAGGGGAAAGGGGAGAAACGCGTGCCTGCTGCGACTGTTGCGTGGAGAGAGACGTTGAGGAAGGAGACAAAGAGGAGCAGAGTACTGCTCTGTGTTCTGCTCTTCCGTGAGTTGTGTTAACGTTGGAATTTGACGcgtattgttgaagaagaacgAGTAGCTGTTTTGGGGGGTCGGGTCGTTTTgcattgttgttgtttattgtatGTGTTGGGCTGAATTATTTTGTGAGAAGTGGGCTGAACGTATGGGGTCATTTGGTTCTTTTGTTGCTGTTGTAGCTGCTGGAAATTTCAAGAGGAGGGCCCAAAAAATGGTTTTTTGAGATGGGTCAAGCGTAGAGGCAAATTAAATTTGTGAGAGTTAGATTAAGCTTTGactatataatttaaataagacgCATCACTATAATTAACTAACGAACTTCtcaatcttaacgaaataaaataattgccTTACTCatagaataattaatttaaacacaAACTAATCAATTCGAAAACTAAACTATGAAccaaactaaaactaaattaataaaaatacttaatttaatcaaaatgtAGAACTCCTTTGCtatgattttcaaaatattcataagatatactaaatacatatataattatacgAGATATAGTTATTATTCAAAATACTATAAAGATCGATTGAAATTACTTAAAACAACCTTGAAACTAATTTGAATCATATAACgttaattattctaaatcgttcaaaaaattaagaagctcgaaaGTTAATtcttatcggggagggtcaaaattgggtgtcaacacatgGTCTTTGGAACAGTGGAGATTCCAGATGTACCTGAGATTCCTCAGACCACCACTGGACATAAGAGTAGAGCGGAGCAGACAACTGATCCTGAGTCAAAAGCAGAGACTGATGAAGTGATGCATGGGGAGACTGAGGAAGCTGCAGATGAAGACCTGACTGAGTGTGAAGCAATTATGATAGATACTGCTGTGCAGGCTTCCTTAGCACCTATTGTCAGATCCAGTGGAGCTGGTTCTTCTGAGGTCACTCAGGGCACCGATTCctagacagatggagcgaccaCTTAGACAAGATGCCCTATTTACCTCACTCTCtaccctattttattttacattcgagatattttgttatttgcatttgaggacaaattatttctatttgtggtggggtgaggcccacctttgtgtgctatttgtgaaTCGTGTTCTGTTTAAGTATTTGGGTTGTGAGCTATCATGTTGTGTTATTACACTGCTTTgcgtggatgtttgagcttgtggctccttttattttaaattgcaaaatatttttgacccgtccgaaaatttttgccacctctcgtgtgttgaatgtggctgttcttttgtaaaatttgagtctcggttccgatcaataccgatgacttaaatagtgctctcaatcgaacgaacatgaatgcgcggctatgatgaggccaaatgaagttacatagacaatatgtaaactctttgcatctcgttatgactagcctagtatcgaattgagtctttTGTGATGAGCATTGCACACATGCAAAAGTGTGGACCCTTGTTTGACTTATAatgtcaatgcctagtgtgacgAGCTTACTTGTGAACTATGCGTGATGGATTCTAGaattgccccgttggtccgatcaactaagtgatgctatctcttgatatgatcttaggcaacttgtaagagtgtgagccaatttgacatatacctcttttgtgacctaccttgtgagtgtgtgaacctcttttaaACACCCGTTGAGCCTTaccctttctttggaagaaacttgatgaaaacaatgacctttctttatccatcacccataatcctcatgaagttgtggttagttgaataaccaacttaggccaaaagcctaagttgggggtgtggtgaaaagacaagggcaagtcaagaagtgcaaggaaagtctcctcttacccatggttttgagaaaaatggaacccctccatataagaaaagagagaaacgagaaagaaaaagaaaaagaatgaaaaaaaaagttgtgtaataaagtacaaaagaaatggggtttccaaacaatccatggaaagggaataataggatgacttatgagcactaaagagaatgatgaaggaaaagtaaaagaagtgttgtgagcaccacatttcatgaggatgaaagtcactgagcctaaatgaaaCATACCTTTGCACtaagccccattacaagccttgaaaagacctttttgatcttgagtgagctgaaacaaatgttgatcggaaaatacgggcaaacgtATGGGTAGAACCATGCATcatgttcatctttgtgagtgtgagcattgcatttgatttcgaagctttaaattttaaaccatTGTATGTGAATATGGATTCAttccttgtgtgagggcatttgaacactttagttgagcttgaacttgtatttgaagcaagtattatgagcatgagattctttgatattggtgagtcacaacttgaatctttgagtgcacatttgatctttgcataagaaaattgagtcttgttatgtgcattcatgattgagtcttgtgtagcactgttcgagacacccttCTTAaatggctgaacttgagtttgattgaggacaagcaaaagtttaagttgggggtgttgatgagtccacaaattggactcatttagggatatattttgatagaattagtgtcctcaaatgcatattttatctcaatatctgatgaaaacccttaagtttcaggtatttggagtttgagggaaaacatggacactacttagcaaaaaggaacaaaggcagcAGAAAGAACGACaaaatgaagatctgagaatcgccAAACCtatttggcgagtcgccaaaaggtcttaccctcgccttttgttccagtgtgctgagccctgaaggaaaggatcaaattGGCGGTAAAAAAGAGCAGTCGGCGTATCACCCAGCAGTTTCGCAAAGCTGTACTAcgtcgcccaatgatccaaaacacgacgatgctgaaggctaacGTAAGACAACGATGAACTAgaccaaaaggcggatcgccgagttgatcgtcTATCCCGGCTAACTTCACTTAGTGATCCTTTGCagcacattttttaaaaactataaatactagttgaagTTTTGTGGCTTAGTATCAGAGTAGAAATTATTATCAAGttttattattaagttttaatatcaGATTTAGAATATTCTATCTAagcttggagagggttttgaagaacttgaagattcaaagggtttcaacttcaagattttggacttgggtcttgtggattcttcacttttgacttgttttaagacttaatcttgcatACCCATTAATGGAAACTGAGATTGGTATACATTTTTACCTGTTTtacatgtgtagctaaaaccccaattcgtGGGGTGTGATTTGGTGAAATGGGTTAGgttaattgttgggtcttgcttggtgatagtttatttgttgtttatatgtgatttcgtttagtagttgtgttggaacttaatgaaattgtagttgcaattatgatttcacctttgtgtttttagcttgctcgagagagaggtcgtaaaactaagactactaaattgatggctggtgggagtgggtcgacatgaggttcagctcaagagagtgaaccctagtccttttcccacacactcagctcgagagagtgagtgggatAAGGCAGAGGTTGTTCTTTATGCTGCAAgtgggtgtccaagaggaacccatttgattcggggtaagttactcgagagagaatttacccccactatagtctagcctagtctcAAATATTCAACGGATTTACtatcaaaaacatgtacccaNNNNNNNNNNNNNtcgacattccggagctaactgCACTGAcaaaattctcatccgagcgcgtttactcataatgttgaccaaagtcaaacttaagccaaaattcaaaagctaaaacgcctaatcacaccgactcacactgaaaacctcaggagtcatgtcgaccatgctactatcttaaaatgacccttctggagctgatggaatcatCAGAATTgaattccgatgtcatcttcttgaacttttgatcgaaaataatcgttcaaggttcataagctccaaaacacaaaaactcacaccaagaccaaacgaacgaccaggtgaccgaactatcAGTCCCAGCAattcataaatgacttggggtcgctacaggaacgctctatacgacacacagaaggcaagacacagaaatgaccaagagggtcattacagagAAGCATAATACACAGACACATAGAAATAGGTAGAGCCTAGATCAAATAAAGTTGAGGCGGACTTATGGCATAAAAGAATTGTACATGTGATCACATCGTTTGATGTTTCGGCCTCCGTCCTCGCTGGAGGTGTATAGAAATGTCCATGTCTGCCTTTGGCCAGTCCATAAGACCTACCACCTGACTTGTCTCCCTGGGGACCACCCCGAATACCCTATTGTCCACCACAATGGTTCTGACCCTGACCTCGACATCTAGCTTGAGGTGTTGCAGATGGAGCTGGTAGAACTAGTTGTGGGACTGGAGCAATTCGTCTACGCAAAGGGCAATCTCTGGCCTAGTGAACTAACACCCACAGTCAAAACAACTTGAAGATGATATGATCCCTGAAGAACGACCAACATGGCCTGAAGCACTAGTCTGGTACCCATGATTCTAACCATATCCAACCTCACTACAGTTATATCGATCACCCTCTAAACTCTGCAATGAGGCCTGAATAGGCCGACTCAGCTAACCCTGCTAAAACTACGATCGAGCCCTATCATGTGAATCTCTGGGCCTGGAATAGGGCCCATTATAGCTACCATCATATCTAGTTCTCTTGTCGCTGCTCCTTTATTCCTCACAACAGAGCTTCTCAATAGTGCAGGCATGATAAAAAAAACATCCTGAAAGGAGAGACCCACTAAGATCATAGACTGAGCCTCAATCCGCATCTACAGTCTCAACCCATGAACAAGGCACTgaaccctctcctcctcagtaggtaGAATCATTGTATCATGGTGAGAGAGCTTATAATATAT is part of the Solanum stenotomum isolate F172 chromosome 8, ASM1918654v1, whole genome shotgun sequence genome and encodes:
- the LOC125873746 gene encoding uncharacterized protein LOC125873746 produces the protein MDRFPKFDMVVEAPVLLKMWYNNLNTFHKRDLNKYVGALTELINMVGWPELIEVLTGYWDNEKMVFRFGTMEITPTIEEIRDEIDTVGAGLERRVRKQENILIPNKPTLEDIVNWFGLRKDYAFWAEGSSIAFMDLYVRFGNASFYANYNQEFRVTYREWDGIRPLAFTVALLGTMVFPHGPSLSINTRVIMLAHTLFHGHLNQGQIKYYPIAPVILSDMYRALGKCKEGHRYFQGCNLLLQWWIMSHLVKRHGTQELHTLDEHNALKILNDMLFWADLEKRRTRERWAQIFSELREENIQWMFDRFISKDVIVRGDRQLVLPLPGIRGIRPYAPIRVLRQFGRRQTTPPEAYYRIYVFDIGDDRVPEASEMLREWKRAVRMNKDIIAIDRFNAGYDETYKAWLKRNIQGISFSVPNIYRSVEDKESKALIELREVRREAQEMHEEFLRKQQEDKYALDSVTQELESLKSDLGELNLWIRDKKSGICLEDWEEKGRRSEGYLLMIQYRLQYLMAQNKRSRSEAGPSGTS